The Mesotoga infera nucleotide sequence AGTCCGACTTTCTGAAAGAAACATCGCTTAGATTGGACGCCCTCATGAGCGGCAGATACGATGGAGAATCAATTTTCGACGGCGAGGGGGACACGGCCATTCTCTCGGCCCAATTGAACGCGCTCAGCAGAAGACTTGAAAAGACCATGGAAAGCGTTGATTCCGAGCGAGACAGGATGAGAGCCTTCATCTCTTTCATATCGCATGAACTCAAGACGCCCCTTGCCTCCCTGAAGACCATGAACGAACTGATGATAGACGGCAAAAATATGGAAAGAGAACAGATTGAAGAGTTTCTGAGTAGAAGCGGCGAAGATATCGAGAGAATGGAATGGCTTATAGGCGACGTTCTCAACATTGCAAGGATAGAATCGGGCGCTATCAGATTCAATTTCAGAAAGGCAGATCTCGCAGAACTTGCAAGAGATGTAGTGAGAAGTTACATCGAGATAGCTCGCGGCAAGAAGGTCGAGATTTCACTGAATGTCGAATCGTCGGCTACGGTCTTCTGTGACGAGAAGTGGATTTCGCAGGCTATCGGCAATCTTTTGAAGAACGCCATCGATTACTCCCCTGAAGGCGGCACGGTATCTGTGTCAATTTCAAGGAGCGAGACCTACGCATATACAAACATCTCGGACAAAGGCACCGGGATCCCGCAAGAAGATTCATCTAAGATCTTTCAGAGTTTCTACCGGGGTAGTTCTGTCGGCAGATCGAAAAAGGGTTCAGGGCCCGGGCTATCGCTGGCTAAAGCGATTATTGAGAGACACCAAGGCGACATAAAGCTGAAGTCATCTACGGAAAGAGGGTCGACTTTCACAGTAGAGCTCCCCGTGAGACGGGAAGAATGAGGGCTTAACCTTGCGATTTCTTAAGCTTCTCCTTCATCTACGAATAAGAAAGACTCCTTATACTCTGAACAGAAAACAATAAGGAGGCTGATTATGGAAGTACTCAAAGCTACTGGACTGAGAAAAGTATATGGATCTGGCGCGAACGCAGTCACTGCGCTTAAAGGTGCTGAACTATCTATTGAAGAAGGCGAGTTCGTCGCCATCGTAGGACCGAGCGGCTCGGGTAAGAGTACGCTCCTTCATCTGCTTGCGGGGCTTGATCGGCCTACCGCGGGAAGCGTCCACATAAACGGCAAGAATCTCTACGCCATGACGGATACGCAGCTTTCGATCTTCAGAAGAAGAAGAATCGGGTTTGTCTTCCAGTTTTTCAACCTGATTCCCGTTCTTACTGCCAGAGAGAACATAGAACTCCCGCTGATCCTGGACGAAAGAAAGGTCGATGAGCCCTATCTGAACGAACTCATAAGGCTTATGAAACTGGAAGGCAGGGTCGGTCACCTCCCGTCTGCCCTTTCAGGCGGCCAGCAACAGCGGGTGGCCATAGCCAGGGCTCTCATAACGAAACCGGCAATTGTCTTTGCCGACGAGCCAACAGGAAATCTCGACAGCAAGACGAGCCAGGAAGTCATGGACCTGCTTAAAGTAAGCGCGAGGAAATTCCACCAGACTCTCGTAATAGTGACTCATGAAGAGGATATTGCAGAAAGAGCCGACAGAATAATCACTCTGGAGGACGGCGAGATCGTTTCGGACTACTCGAATACAGACGTGGGCAACGTCTTTTCTTCGGCCCTGGGAGGTCAGAAGGTATGAAACATTATACAGAACTAAGCAGAAAGTACCTTTCGAGACGACTTAGGAGAACATTGTACACACTACTGGGAGTGGCGCTCGCCGTTGCCTTCATAACCGCAATCATGATCACTTTCGAAAGCATCGAAGCTTCGGAGCTTCAGAGCATGGAGAACTCTGTGGGGAGGTACCATGGAAAAGTAGTAGAGGCAAGTGAATCCGAGCTCATGGACTTGAAGATACACGTTTTGATCGAAGAGCTGGGTATTCAGAAAATAGCCGGAACAATTGAATTTCCTGAAGAAAGGGCTTCTCTGTTCATCGAAGAGGCAAATGAGCTGACGCTCAACCTGAGAGGAAAGAGTATAAAAGAAGGCCGTCTCCCTGAAAGGCCTGGAGAGATAGCGGTAGACTCATTTTCGGCGAAGCTTCTGGGAATCACTCCGGAGACCGGCCAAA carries:
- a CDS encoding HAMP domain-containing histidine kinase, with protein sequence SDFLKETSLRLDALMSGRYDGESIFDGEGDTAILSAQLNALSRRLEKTMESVDSERDRMRAFISFISHELKTPLASLKTMNELMIDGKNMEREQIEEFLSRSGEDIERMEWLIGDVLNIARIESGAIRFNFRKADLAELARDVVRSYIEIARGKKVEISLNVESSATVFCDEKWISQAIGNLLKNAIDYSPEGGTVSVSISRSETYAYTNISDKGTGIPQEDSSKIFQSFYRGSSVGRSKKGSGPGLSLAKAIIERHQGDIKLKSSTERGSTFTVELPVRREE
- a CDS encoding ABC transporter ATP-binding protein; translation: MEVLKATGLRKVYGSGANAVTALKGAELSIEEGEFVAIVGPSGSGKSTLLHLLAGLDRPTAGSVHINGKNLYAMTDTQLSIFRRRRIGFVFQFFNLIPVLTARENIELPLILDERKVDEPYLNELIRLMKLEGRVGHLPSALSGGQQQRVAIARALITKPAIVFADEPTGNLDSKTSQEVMDLLKVSARKFHQTLVIVTHEEDIAERADRIITLEDGEIVSDYSNTDVGNVFSSALGGQKV